Proteins encoded together in one Planctomyces sp. SH-PL14 window:
- a CDS encoding YceH family protein, protein MSDANSSEVSNEPLPTSFGRCARRVLGVLIEKGFTTPDQYPLTLKAATSGCNQKNNRDPVTNYPEEAIEEALDELRGMGLVATVHTDGGRTERFRHYVRKRIAISEEQLAILGELLLRGRQQVGELRARASRMYAIESLEDLRRELKGMQDQGWIQTNGPLDRRGVELDHTFYEETENRRMTYQEEGPVERTSSPAPAAAPSPVAPAPRSADVESLKDRIADLESRLAEVEDQLARLRSSLGA, encoded by the coding sequence GGTGCGCCCGCCGAGTACTGGGGGTCCTGATCGAGAAGGGCTTCACGACGCCGGACCAGTATCCGCTGACGTTGAAAGCGGCGACATCGGGGTGCAACCAGAAGAACAACCGGGACCCCGTCACGAACTACCCGGAGGAGGCGATCGAGGAGGCTCTCGACGAGCTTCGCGGCATGGGGCTGGTGGCGACGGTCCACACCGACGGTGGCCGGACCGAGCGCTTCCGCCACTACGTCCGCAAGCGGATTGCGATCTCCGAAGAGCAGCTGGCGATTCTGGGGGAACTGCTTCTACGCGGACGCCAGCAGGTTGGCGAGCTTCGTGCTCGGGCGAGCCGGATGTATGCCATTGAGTCTCTCGAAGACCTCCGGCGCGAGCTCAAGGGAATGCAGGATCAGGGGTGGATCCAGACCAACGGGCCGCTGGATCGCCGCGGAGTCGAGCTGGATCACACGTTCTATGAGGAGACTGAGAACCGGCGGATGACGTATCAGGAGGAAGGGCCGGTGGAGCGGACTTCGTCTCCAGCGCCCGCTGCGGCTCCTTCTCCGGTGGCCCCTGCTCCCCGCTCTGCGGATGTCGAGTCTCTCAAGGACCGGATCGCGGATCTGGAATCGCGGTTGGCGGAAGTTGAGGATCAGCTGGCCCGTCTACGGTCTTCGCTGGGTGCATAA